In a genomic window of Croceibacterium sp. TMG7-5b_MA50:
- a CDS encoding amino acid permease, which yields MTPDHGGQQALARSLGWPHLIALGVGAIVGTGILTLIGVGADKAGPAVVLAFAVAGVICACAALAYAEMATMIPASGSAYTYTYVVIGELLAWIVGWSLILEYSLVVSAVAVGWSGYAAPLLRETLGVPTALMQGPELGGIINLPAVAIIAVVAGLLLRGTRESATVNAVLVLVKIVALVVFVIVAMPAFDTANMVPFSPYGFAKTMGPDGVERGVMAAAAIIFFAFYGFDAIATAAEEAKNPGRDLKIGIVGSMLICVAIYVAVGGAAVGAVSYTRFANSPEPLALILRELGQPLAAQYLAASAVIALPTVILAFFYGQSRIFFTMARDGMLPASLAQVSARGTPVRITLFTAAIVAVLAGLIPLGELAALANAGTLAAFTAVSACMLIMRRRAPDARRTFATPLPWLVGPVAIGGCAYLFFSLPVQTQIWFGVWNIVGLAVYFLYSRKRAVIA from the coding sequence GTGACCCCTGACCACGGAGGGCAGCAGGCACTCGCCCGCTCTCTCGGCTGGCCGCATCTGATTGCCCTGGGGGTGGGCGCGATCGTCGGAACGGGTATCCTGACGTTGATCGGCGTCGGCGCGGACAAGGCCGGGCCGGCGGTGGTGCTGGCCTTCGCGGTGGCAGGGGTGATCTGCGCCTGTGCCGCGCTCGCCTACGCCGAGATGGCGACCATGATCCCGGCGTCGGGCAGCGCCTACACGTACACCTATGTCGTCATCGGGGAACTGCTCGCCTGGATCGTGGGGTGGAGCCTGATCCTGGAATATTCCCTGGTCGTCTCCGCCGTGGCGGTCGGCTGGTCCGGCTATGCTGCTCCGCTGCTGCGCGAGACGCTGGGTGTGCCCACCGCACTGATGCAGGGACCCGAACTTGGCGGGATCATCAACCTGCCGGCGGTCGCCATCATCGCCGTCGTCGCCGGCCTGCTGCTGCGCGGGACGCGGGAAAGCGCGACCGTCAATGCGGTGCTAGTGCTGGTCAAGATCGTCGCGCTGGTCGTGTTCGTGATCGTCGCCATGCCCGCTTTCGACACCGCCAACATGGTGCCGTTCAGCCCGTACGGCTTTGCCAAGACCATGGGCCCGGACGGGGTCGAGCGCGGCGTCATGGCGGCGGCGGCGATCATCTTCTTTGCCTTCTACGGCTTCGATGCCATCGCTACCGCGGCGGAGGAGGCGAAGAACCCCGGCCGCGATCTCAAGATCGGCATTGTCGGCTCCATGCTCATCTGTGTCGCCATCTATGTGGCGGTGGGCGGCGCGGCCGTCGGCGCGGTGTCCTATACCCGTTTCGCCAACAGTCCGGAGCCGCTGGCGCTGATCCTGCGCGAACTGGGCCAGCCGCTGGCGGCGCAATACCTGGCCGCGTCGGCGGTGATCGCGCTGCCGACGGTGATCCTCGCCTTCTTCTACGGGCAGAGCCGGATCTTCTTCACCATGGCGCGCGACGGCATGCTGCCGGCCAGCCTGGCGCAGGTGTCGGCGCGCGGCACACCGGTCAGGATCACGCTGTTCACCGCCGCCATCGTGGCCGTGCTGGCGGGCCTGATCCCGTTGGGCGAGCTGGCCGCGCTGGCCAATGCCGGCACGCTGGCGGCGTTCACCGCCGTGTCGGCCTGCATGCTGATCATGCGCCGGCGCGCGCCCGATGCCCGGCGCACCTTCGCCACGCCGCTGCCATGGCTGGTCGGCCCGGTGGCCATCGGCGGCTGCGCCTATCTGTTCTTCAGCCTGCCGGTCCAGACCCAGATCTGGTTCGGCGTATGGAACATTGTCGGCCTGGCGGTCTACTTCCTTTACAGCCGTAAGCGAGCGGTGATCGCCTGA
- a CDS encoding SLC13 family permease produces MIASIQGFIDAHSAAIGLLILAAMFVEFLRERFPVTVVALIGTCAFLVTGLLDADGFFGTFSNSAPIAVGAMLVLSGALMRTGAIEAVINVIVARATRRPRLAVVEVFAGLLVASPFLNNTPVVVIMIPIMFRLAEATGIPAKRLLMPMSILAVLGGCLSLIGTSTNLIVDGIARKAGMPAFGIFEITPYGLAGVIAGIVAILLLIRLLPSDPVSNENAGAGADYLTELTPSAGCQLIDRPLPSLPLFKGGVKLLGLRRGMETLRRGLEDRFLRRGDRLVVRASAVELMTLRTSRDFEIGIGGPTSPAADVGEAVETMISPSHPSIGRRLADIPFLSRVGVRVLGVSRHNHLPGPDLGNARIRAADRLLVTGEPRQIQQLRENRNLLGVDQTLTRPFRRNKAPIAIGALAVTVAVAAFDLVPISIAAVIAIGVILVTRCIDAEEAWSSIDGNVLILILAMLAVGTGLEQAGSVELMVSWFTPLLATASPTALIFVIYFVTLLLSELLSNNAVAAIVTPVVIQLAMDLGIDARPLIIAVMIGASACFATPIGYQTNALVYTAGEYRFADFVRIGVPTNIIVGVAVCLAIVALG; encoded by the coding sequence ATGATCGCATCGATCCAGGGGTTCATTGACGCGCACAGTGCGGCCATCGGTCTGCTGATCCTGGCGGCGATGTTCGTCGAGTTCCTGCGGGAGCGGTTCCCCGTGACGGTTGTCGCGCTGATCGGCACCTGCGCGTTCCTGGTGACTGGGCTGCTGGACGCGGACGGTTTCTTCGGCACATTCAGCAACAGCGCGCCCATTGCGGTAGGCGCCATGCTGGTGCTGTCCGGCGCGCTGATGCGCACGGGAGCGATCGAGGCCGTCATCAACGTCATCGTCGCCCGGGCGACGCGCCGGCCCCGGCTGGCGGTGGTGGAGGTGTTCGCCGGCCTGCTGGTCGCCTCCCCCTTCCTGAACAACACGCCGGTGGTGGTGATCATGATCCCCATCATGTTCCGCCTGGCGGAAGCGACGGGAATCCCGGCGAAGCGGCTGCTGATGCCGATGTCGATACTGGCGGTGCTGGGCGGCTGCCTGTCGCTGATCGGCACCTCCACAAACCTGATCGTCGACGGCATCGCGCGCAAGGCGGGAATGCCGGCATTCGGCATCTTCGAGATCACGCCCTACGGCCTTGCTGGCGTGATCGCCGGCATTGTGGCGATCCTGTTGCTCATCCGCCTGCTGCCGAGCGATCCGGTGTCGAACGAGAATGCCGGGGCGGGCGCCGACTACCTGACGGAACTGACGCCAAGCGCAGGGTGCCAGTTGATCGATCGGCCTTTGCCGAGCCTGCCCCTGTTCAAGGGCGGTGTGAAGCTGCTGGGGCTGAGGCGCGGTATGGAGACATTGCGCCGCGGACTCGAAGATCGTTTCCTGCGGCGGGGCGACCGGCTGGTCGTACGGGCCAGCGCGGTGGAGCTGATGACGCTGCGCACCAGCCGCGATTTCGAGATCGGCATCGGTGGCCCGACCAGTCCGGCGGCCGATGTGGGCGAAGCGGTGGAGACGATGATCTCCCCCTCCCACCCATCCATCGGGCGGCGATTGGCGGACATCCCGTTCCTCAGCCGGGTGGGTGTCCGCGTGCTGGGCGTGTCGCGCCACAATCACCTGCCCGGTCCGGACCTCGGCAATGCGCGCATCCGGGCGGCCGACCGACTGCTCGTTACCGGGGAGCCACGGCAGATCCAGCAATTGCGGGAGAATCGCAACCTGCTGGGCGTAGATCAGACGCTGACCCGGCCCTTCCGCCGCAACAAGGCCCCGATCGCCATCGGAGCTTTGGCCGTGACGGTGGCGGTCGCCGCGTTCGATCTGGTGCCGATCTCCATCGCTGCGGTCATCGCCATCGGCGTCATCCTGGTGACGCGCTGCATTGATGCGGAGGAGGCGTGGTCGTCGATCGATGGTAACGTGCTGATCCTGATCCTCGCCATGCTGGCGGTCGGCACCGGGCTGGAGCAGGCTGGCAGCGTGGAGCTGATGGTGTCTTGGTTCACCCCGCTGCTCGCCACTGCGTCGCCCACGGCGCTGATCTTCGTGATCTACTTCGTGACGCTGCTGCTGTCGGAACTGCTCAGCAACAATGCGGTCGCCGCGATCGTCACCCCGGTGGTGATCCAGCTGGCGATGGATCTAGGCATCGATGCCCGGCCGTTGATCATCGCCGTCATGATCGGCGCGTCGGCCTGCTTCGCGACACCGATCGGGTACCAGACCAACGCGCTGGTCTACACCGCGGGTGAATATCGGTTCGCGGATTTCGTGCGCATCGGCGTGCCGACCAACATCATCGTGGGGGTGGCCGTGTGCCTCGCCATCGTCGCCCTCGGCTGA
- the mbhE gene encoding hydrogen gas-evolving membrane-bound hydrogenase subunit E: MFTILLISLVGALLMPLFARVIGKGAGLVIALLPAGLLIAFVRLAEFVERGWVLGEGRQWAPMLGLDLTFRLDGFSFLFCLLITGIGALVIIYAGAYLTTKSRVERSRFFLLILLFLSAMLVTVLAENLLVMLMAWEATSIISFLLIGFDSRSARSRRAALMALQVTAFGGLMLLAAVLMIGHVLDTYSMAVAIDRADLLAASPYGGPIVACILIAAFTKSAQFPFHFWLPNAMQAPTPASAYLHSATMVKLGIYLLARFEPVFAAISWGRPVVITVACITMLVAAVQALRAESFKSALAYSTIASLGILTLLVGLDGPAATVAMVGFLLSHALYKAALFFCAGSVLHATGTQRLRPTSGLVRVLPLTAVASLGASLSMAGIPPFLGFVSKEFLFEAQLESSWETIPLAAAVIVNAVMVGVAGVVTLRPFFLGRRDGQVRQIDVRHGESFSLVMPPLVLALAGLILSLEPDWMTRVVLRPAVAAVYRAPVQVDIAVWHGITPMLLLSAVVLTIGALIVRFWRPIHARLRAMDRFDTLAVERIWEASLRGLIRGANAITQVLQHGDLRRYLLLVVVGVAALGAWSMAAVGLPRLPVGDPIRVAPAIVALAGLGGGIAATRAASLLGAMIATGLTGFAIALTFMMNGAPDLALTQFAVEVLLVVLLTALLLAVPLATAATRSPLMRRVDALVACAVGVLLFCGFVDMAADPQASPASEFYGRAAYLVGKGHNVVNVILVDFRAFDTLGETTVIAIAAVLARSLLMTRGGTVLAGQPQPVHFSLMVSGRVLSWLLFAASLVILWRGHDQPGGGFVGGLVAALAFALLALAYGVDWAERALRVRPLTLVGAGMLCALASGLPGVMAGQPYLTHLWWEPDGWLPKVGTTMVFDLGVYLVVLGAVLTFLFGLQREAAR; the protein is encoded by the coding sequence ATGTTCACGATTCTCCTGATCTCGCTGGTCGGCGCGCTGTTGATGCCGCTGTTCGCGCGCGTGATCGGCAAAGGTGCGGGCCTTGTCATCGCGCTGCTGCCGGCGGGATTGCTGATCGCCTTCGTTCGCCTCGCCGAGTTCGTGGAGCGGGGCTGGGTGCTGGGCGAGGGGCGGCAATGGGCGCCGATGCTGGGGCTGGACCTGACCTTCCGGCTGGACGGATTCTCCTTCCTGTTCTGCTTGCTGATCACGGGGATCGGTGCGCTCGTCATCATCTATGCCGGCGCCTATCTGACGACGAAGTCGCGGGTGGAGCGCAGTCGGTTCTTCCTGCTGATCCTCCTGTTCCTTTCCGCCATGCTGGTCACCGTGCTGGCGGAGAACCTGCTGGTCATGCTGATGGCGTGGGAGGCGACCAGCATCATCTCGTTCCTGTTAATCGGTTTCGACAGCCGCAGCGCGCGGTCACGGCGGGCGGCGTTGATGGCGTTGCAGGTCACGGCGTTCGGCGGGCTGATGCTGCTGGCCGCGGTGCTGATGATCGGGCACGTTCTCGACACCTATTCGATGGCGGTGGCGATCGACCGGGCCGACCTGCTGGCGGCGAGCCCCTATGGCGGCCCGATCGTCGCCTGCATCCTGATCGCGGCGTTCACCAAATCGGCGCAGTTCCCGTTCCACTTCTGGCTGCCGAATGCGATGCAGGCGCCCACGCCTGCCTCCGCCTATCTTCACTCGGCGACGATGGTGAAGCTGGGCATCTATCTGCTCGCCCGGTTCGAGCCGGTGTTCGCCGCGATCAGCTGGGGCCGGCCGGTCGTGATAACGGTTGCATGCATCACGATGCTGGTGGCCGCAGTGCAGGCGTTGCGGGCGGAAAGCTTCAAGAGTGCGCTCGCCTATTCCACCATCGCCTCGCTAGGCATCCTGACGCTGCTTGTCGGGCTGGACGGTCCGGCGGCGACGGTGGCCATGGTCGGCTTCCTGCTGTCGCATGCCTTGTACAAGGCGGCGCTGTTCTTCTGCGCAGGGTCGGTGTTGCACGCCACGGGGACGCAGCGGCTGCGTCCGACCAGCGGGCTGGTGCGCGTCCTGCCGCTGACCGCCGTGGCGAGCCTCGGCGCGAGCCTGTCAATGGCCGGCATTCCGCCGTTCCTGGGCTTCGTATCCAAGGAATTCCTGTTCGAAGCGCAGCTTGAGAGCAGCTGGGAGACGATCCCGCTGGCAGCGGCGGTGATCGTCAATGCCGTGATGGTGGGCGTGGCCGGGGTCGTCACCCTGCGGCCGTTCTTCCTGGGGCGGCGGGACGGTCAGGTCAGGCAGATCGATGTGCGCCACGGGGAAAGCTTCTCCCTGGTGATGCCGCCGCTGGTGCTGGCGCTGGCGGGCCTGATCCTCAGCCTGGAGCCCGACTGGATGACCCGCGTGGTACTTCGTCCGGCGGTGGCCGCCGTGTACCGTGCGCCCGTGCAGGTCGATATCGCGGTATGGCACGGCATCACTCCGATGCTGCTGCTGAGCGCGGTGGTGCTGACCATCGGGGCGCTGATCGTCCGTTTCTGGCGGCCGATCCACGCCAGGCTGCGGGCGATGGATCGGTTCGACACGCTGGCGGTGGAGCGGATTTGGGAGGCGAGCCTGCGCGGTCTGATCCGCGGCGCCAACGCGATCACGCAGGTGCTGCAGCATGGTGATCTGCGCCGGTATCTGCTGCTGGTGGTTGTCGGCGTCGCGGCGCTTGGCGCGTGGTCAATGGCCGCCGTGGGCCTGCCGCGCCTGCCCGTCGGGGACCCGATCCGGGTCGCCCCGGCGATCGTGGCGCTGGCCGGGCTGGGCGGGGGCATCGCGGCGACGCGCGCCGCCAGCCTGCTGGGCGCGATGATCGCGACCGGGCTGACGGGCTTTGCCATCGCGCTGACCTTCATGATGAACGGGGCGCCCGATCTGGCGCTGACGCAGTTCGCGGTGGAGGTGCTGCTGGTGGTACTGCTGACCGCGCTGCTGCTGGCCGTGCCGCTGGCGACGGCGGCTACTCGAAGCCCGCTGATGCGGCGGGTCGATGCGCTGGTCGCCTGTGCCGTCGGCGTCCTGCTGTTCTGCGGCTTCGTCGACATGGCGGCCGATCCGCAAGCATCCCCGGCAAGCGAGTTCTACGGCCGCGCCGCCTATCTGGTCGGCAAGGGGCACAATGTGGTGAATGTCATCCTGGTGGACTTCCGCGCGTTCGATACGCTGGGGGAAACCACCGTGATCGCGATCGCCGCGGTGCTGGCCCGATCCCTGCTGATGACGCGCGGGGGCACCGTGCTGGCAGGTCAGCCGCAGCCGGTGCATTTCTCCCTCATGGTGTCGGGCCGGGTGCTCAGCTGGCTGCTGTTCGCCGCGTCGCTCGTCATCCTGTGGCGTGGTCACGACCAGCCTGGCGGTGGCTTCGTCGGCGGGCTGGTCGCGGCGCTCGCCTTTGCGCTGCTGGCGCTTGCCTATGGCGTCGACTGGGCGGAGCGCGCCCTTCGGGTCCGCCCGCTGACTCTAGTGGGCGCCGGCATGCTGTGCGCGCTGGCGAGCGGCCTTCCCGGCGTGATGGCCGGACAGCCATACCTGACCCACCTGTGGTGGGAGCCTGATGGATGGCTGCCCAAGGTGGGTACGACGATGGTTTTCGACCTGGGGGTGTATCTGGTGGTGCTCGGCGCCGTGCTGACCTTCCTGTTCGGCCTGCAGCGGGAGGCGGCGCGATGA
- a CDS encoding sodium:proton antiporter, whose translation MLYAFVGAAIIACALFMILSRNLVRVLLGLSMLATGANLLLSLAGKIRSEQPPIIADGQQTLGQAADPLAQALVLTAIVIGFALTVVLAVLVLRAWRAERSVDSRQVEAAESLGPPQERDPTNA comes from the coding sequence ATCCTCTATGCCTTCGTCGGGGCGGCGATCATCGCCTGCGCCCTGTTCATGATCCTGTCGCGCAATCTGGTGCGGGTGCTGCTGGGCCTGTCCATGTTGGCGACTGGCGCAAACCTGCTGCTGTCGCTGGCGGGCAAGATCCGCAGCGAGCAACCGCCGATCATCGCGGACGGGCAGCAGACCTTGGGCCAGGCGGCCGATCCGCTGGCCCAGGCACTGGTGCTGACCGCGATCGTGATCGGCTTCGCTCTGACCGTCGTCCTGGCCGTGCTGGTGCTGCGTGCATGGCGCGCGGAGAGGTCGGTGGATTCGCGGCAGGTGGAAGCAGCGGAATCCCTCGGCCCGCCGCAGGAGCGGGATCCGACGAATGCCTGA
- a CDS encoding proton-conducting transporter membrane subunit, with product MPDALLVMTPVAVPFIGAVLALLARGRPALTRAVGLIALAALAALSLALFWRTAGGVRLVGSVFGGWPQPFGIGFVAALPGAALVLVTALVALASAIYALGDIGPRRRRSGYDALMLAMIGAVNGAFLTDDLFNLYVWFELALVSALGLLTIDRRRTQIDGAIRYATFGMLGATFILLGIGMMYGSTGTLDISRAAAALADQPRSAATVIAAALLLGGFALKAGLFPFHLWLPASYHTAPVTVAALFAGLLTKMGFYALLLVFAGLYGVGSGGLPAEQLMPALGLIAAATMVVCAAGALAQTDMRRLLAYHVIAQVGYMMAALALATREGLAAAVFYMVHSIIVQANLFLGAGLIRRASGSWDLTRTGGMVRQEPLFALLFAVPVLSLAGIPPLSGFFAKLIMIRESFDAGMPWLGAIGLLAGLMTIVSMALFWSDACWKDPRNGRTQRPLPRSGLLAMGMLSGATLAIGLAPGWLLNVARLSARSLGELG from the coding sequence ATGCCTGACGCGCTGCTGGTGATGACCCCGGTGGCGGTGCCGTTCATCGGCGCCGTGCTTGCGCTGCTCGCACGCGGGCGGCCTGCCCTGACGAGGGCGGTCGGCCTGATCGCGCTGGCGGCGCTTGCGGCACTGTCGCTGGCGCTGTTCTGGCGCACGGCAGGGGGCGTGCGGCTGGTCGGCAGTGTCTTCGGCGGCTGGCCGCAGCCGTTCGGGATCGGCTTTGTCGCGGCGCTCCCGGGCGCGGCGCTGGTGCTGGTCACGGCGCTGGTGGCGCTCGCCTCCGCGATCTATGCACTTGGCGATATCGGGCCGCGTCGCCGCCGTTCCGGCTACGACGCGCTGATGCTGGCCATGATCGGCGCGGTGAACGGCGCCTTCCTGACGGACGACCTGTTCAACCTGTATGTCTGGTTCGAGCTGGCGCTGGTTTCCGCCCTAGGGCTGCTGACAATCGATCGCCGGCGCACGCAGATCGACGGCGCGATCCGCTACGCCACATTCGGGATGCTGGGCGCGACCTTCATCCTGCTCGGCATCGGGATGATGTATGGCAGCACGGGAACGCTGGACATTTCGCGCGCCGCGGCGGCGCTGGCCGATCAGCCGCGCAGTGCCGCCACCGTCATCGCCGCCGCGCTGCTGCTGGGCGGATTCGCATTGAAGGCCGGGCTGTTCCCCTTTCACCTGTGGCTGCCCGCATCCTACCACACGGCGCCCGTGACTGTGGCGGCGCTGTTCGCCGGATTGCTGACCAAGATGGGCTTCTATGCCCTGCTGCTGGTGTTCGCCGGCCTGTACGGAGTGGGTTCGGGCGGCCTTCCGGCGGAACAGCTCATGCCGGCGTTGGGCCTGATCGCGGCGGCGACCATGGTCGTGTGCGCGGCTGGTGCGTTGGCACAGACGGACATGCGGCGGCTGCTGGCCTATCATGTGATCGCGCAGGTCGGCTACATGATGGCGGCGCTGGCCCTGGCCACTCGCGAAGGGCTGGCGGCGGCGGTGTTCTACATGGTCCATTCGATCATCGTGCAGGCCAACCTGTTCCTTGGCGCCGGTCTAATTCGGCGCGCCAGCGGCAGTTGGGACCTGACCCGTACGGGCGGCATGGTGCGGCAGGAGCCGCTATTCGCGCTGCTGTTTGCGGTTCCGGTGCTGTCGCTGGCCGGCATTCCGCCGCTGTCGGGATTCTTCGCCAAGCTTATCATGATCCGCGAAAGTTTCGATGCCGGCATGCCTTGGCTCGGCGCGATCGGCCTCCTGGCCGGGCTGATGACGATCGTGTCCATGGCGCTGTTCTGGTCCGATGCCTGCTGGAAGGACCCGCGCAATGGCCGGACGCAGCGCCCCCTGCCGCGGAGCGGGCTGCTGGCGATGGGCATGCTGTCGGGCGCGACGCTGGCGATCGGGCTGGCGCCGGGCTGGCTGCTGAATGTCGCACGGCTCTCCGCGCGCTCCCTGGGAGAGCTCGGATGA
- a CDS encoding Na+/H+ antiporter subunit E, protein MIALRRARAVLMLVAVFLWDLVVASLGVARIVLSPRIGTSPAIIVVPTELERPWAVALAAYFASLTPGSTCLHVSDDRRLLYIHVLHTPDAAEWAARFKRHFVRWIRELEA, encoded by the coding sequence ATGATTGCGCTGCGCCGTGCCCGGGCTGTGCTGATGCTGGTGGCGGTGTTCCTGTGGGATCTGGTTGTCGCCTCTCTGGGTGTGGCGCGCATCGTGCTGTCGCCGCGTATCGGTACCTCGCCCGCGATCATCGTGGTCCCGACCGAGCTGGAACGCCCATGGGCGGTGGCGCTGGCGGCGTACTTTGCCTCGCTGACGCCCGGCTCGACCTGCCTGCACGTGTCGGACGATCGGCGCCTGCTGTATATTCACGTCCTGCATACGCCCGATGCGGCCGAATGGGCGGCGCGTTTCAAGCGGCACTTCGTACGCTGGATCAGGGAACTGGAAGCATGA
- a CDS encoding monovalent cation/H+ antiporter complex subunit F — MTAFVAVLGIMLAVALCLAGWRMVRGPSFADRFVALDMLTAVAVGFAALTALTTGRGAFLDIALGVALINFIATAGFSVFLERKRKGA, encoded by the coding sequence ATGACCGCCTTTGTTGCTGTTCTCGGCATCATGCTGGCTGTCGCACTGTGCCTGGCGGGTTGGCGCATGGTGCGTGGCCCAAGCTTCGCCGACCGCTTCGTGGCGCTGGACATGCTTACGGCAGTGGCCGTAGGCTTTGCCGCACTGACGGCGCTGACCACCGGTCGTGGCGCGTTCCTGGACATCGCGCTGGGGGTAGCGCTGATCAACTTCATCGCGACAGCGGGCTTTTCGGTGTTCCTTGAACGCAAGCGGAAGGGGGCCTGA
- the mnhG gene encoding monovalent cation/H(+) antiporter subunit G, with amino-acid sequence MLAMVLQGLGAAFLLIAAIGVIRLPDPLQRMHSATKAGTLGTALLLVGVMASGQVDRSSTAWLAIIFLLVTLPLGAQLLARGTYLSGTRLQGLEDDPLADELGDVRDQRHDHAGRDLG; translated from the coding sequence ATGCTGGCGATGGTACTGCAGGGTCTGGGCGCGGCGTTCCTGCTGATTGCCGCGATCGGCGTCATCCGCCTGCCCGACCCGTTGCAGCGCATGCACAGCGCGACGAAGGCGGGCACGCTCGGCACCGCATTGCTGCTCGTGGGTGTGATGGCATCGGGGCAGGTGGACCGCAGTTCGACCGCTTGGCTGGCAATCATCTTCCTGCTTGTGACCTTGCCGCTGGGCGCGCAATTGCTGGCCCGCGGCACCTATCTGTCGGGAACGCGGCTGCAGGGGCTGGAGGACGATCCGCTGGCGGACGAGCTTGGCGACGTGCGCGACCAGCGGCATGACCATGCCGGTCGTGACCTCGGCTGA